Proteins encoded by one window of Halorubrum ruber:
- a CDS encoding acyltransferase: MTKRHVSLPDGAEAGVRGFIDEVDERLSSDEDTCEVVRDVLIDLHGDREAWEAWQSGESVSRAERVRLQGYDPCNATLESEYYAEKDEDRFQRSKHLQWLWRQFDATPMADNVEFALRFRQMLGNHLFAECGENCRFFKGISVTYGHNIEVGDNVVIHDDVHLDDRGKLTIGDRASISDGVHLYSHDHDIVDQTEVRNFHTTVEADARVTYDAMVRAGCRVGENSVVGARSVVQGDVPPHHVVVGSPARSVRVKPGWEEAAEELEDGRLPDNQDDREIEYELPEDLEQFDEFQRDLQPPN, translated from the coding sequence ATGACAAAGCGACACGTGTCCCTGCCCGACGGCGCGGAGGCCGGGGTCCGAGGGTTCATCGACGAGGTGGACGAGCGGCTCTCCTCGGACGAGGACACCTGCGAGGTCGTCCGCGACGTGCTGATCGACCTCCACGGCGACCGCGAGGCGTGGGAGGCGTGGCAGAGCGGCGAGTCCGTGTCGCGCGCCGAGCGCGTCCGCCTCCAGGGGTACGACCCGTGTAACGCGACGCTGGAGTCGGAGTACTACGCCGAGAAGGACGAGGACCGCTTCCAGCGCTCGAAACACCTCCAGTGGCTCTGGCGCCAGTTCGACGCCACCCCGATGGCCGACAACGTCGAGTTCGCGCTCCGCTTCCGGCAGATGCTCGGGAACCACCTCTTCGCCGAGTGCGGGGAGAACTGCCGCTTCTTCAAGGGAATCTCCGTCACCTACGGCCACAACATCGAGGTGGGCGACAACGTCGTGATCCACGACGACGTCCACCTCGACGACCGCGGGAAGCTGACGATCGGCGACCGCGCCTCCATCTCTGACGGCGTCCACCTGTACAGCCACGACCACGACATCGTCGACCAGACCGAGGTGCGGAACTTCCACACGACCGTCGAGGCGGACGCCCGCGTCACCTACGACGCGATGGTCAGGGCGGGCTGCCGGGTCGGCGAGAACAGCGTCGTCGGCGCGCGCTCCGTCGTTCAGGGCGATGTCCCGCCACATCACGTCGTCGTCGGGTCGCCCGCGCGCAGCGTCCGCGTGAAGCCCGGCTGGGAGGAGGCCGCCGAGGAGCTCGAAGACGGGCGGCTCCCCGACAACCAGGACGACCGCGAGATCGAGTACGAGCTCCCCGAGGACCTCGAACAGTTCGACGAGTTTCAGCGAGACCTCCAGCCGCCGAACTGA
- a CDS encoding tubulin-like doman-containing protein, translating to MNLPSRIFAVGGAGKAITYELLEADWVQESVLQPRRNPRSLTVTVIDTAEEEENRDLERIQSINDSIQETKNRLRESDDHEGRLGEINIDYLPLTRNIQLHDQNDLIGAEAVPRIAAGAGIDEENWWLKPEFINENLDFATGVVRKRGLGKGLYYKSYAEDDSVRTSIDLPDRGKVAVIAGLGGGSGSGIFIDLVRHLKRTKRTAEITLFGVLPNDEEGDAESANAHAVLSELEYMSLQGENLFKDRVLIPIDPTGFGGKKGNLIQSSDALVEFDRAAIYLITSYYNMMDMEDPFADTPSYAPFIMGIPQVLRYNVDAIQDAKTVTKEILNAKQDALEAEEDIYTGVDRFLSREWSPDEMEGELHDSDRTDLETRLDNVWSLTELDIFTELEYESVSAYREIMSEAEAETDDILDQIDVIAGSIRAGTARIGDNEQYVDSIDKQLADIIDTELNRIAHRKDLLVRLRSIDNNRVEGTISYLLAVEDEGINAGVRINRLEAKRDEVTERRDRLQSELKEAEAELDTRKREQQDEVDRRVATWKNAVEPLYREYTDCQSMAVDELVGDLRNGLESFARAVENAEDPDQVEAVNDSTVRTALDDISTEFDTVGVDTTDIERRINSSLADLADAKKSFLTMNEEEGTIESILPWDSSSEEERKKAEKNYRRKRSQLDDAEVFKMSRAGSNLSIEVEFTVTDLKHLIEAEIDEQQQEIVSRTRSELDEEHRAALDELERDLESGIGFDQLTRQFEELVRDEIVETADIERRRDDLESDLETAETEADLYDATVTLFEELNGPRDSFLSSQETYQRLREEYNAEQDSSVATETEEYSYVKTIQPNDILQLRDDTDIADSKIFDDETERQRLRGSLEELARNAHNPRYTGIRRRRISGDRARYNEMNVVVGVMSRAIDQINDVADLKSEFQGAYNLGAGGENYASFPVSAGGSWDVGLGIFIDGIFLDNLRAEIEADGYRNGYESRKQSDETDILVHHAYGLDEGYFVKRDSVLNLEHPDDVEFFLRDEGEIKADLLENHISRTDFVAPADGEEGEE from the coding sequence ATGAATCTACCAAGTCGGATCTTCGCGGTGGGTGGCGCCGGCAAGGCGATCACCTACGAGCTGCTGGAGGCAGACTGGGTCCAAGAGTCGGTGCTCCAGCCGCGACGAAACCCGCGGTCGCTGACGGTGACCGTGATCGACACGGCCGAAGAAGAGGAGAACAGAGATCTCGAGCGAATCCAGTCGATCAACGATTCGATTCAGGAGACAAAAAACCGGCTCCGCGAATCCGACGACCACGAGGGTCGACTCGGCGAGATCAACATCGATTACCTGCCGCTGACGCGGAACATCCAGCTCCACGATCAGAACGACCTGATCGGCGCGGAGGCGGTGCCGCGCATCGCGGCCGGCGCCGGTATCGACGAGGAGAACTGGTGGCTCAAGCCCGAGTTCATCAACGAGAACCTCGATTTCGCAACGGGTGTCGTCAGGAAACGCGGCCTCGGCAAGGGACTCTACTACAAGTCCTACGCCGAAGACGACAGCGTCCGCACGTCGATCGACCTGCCGGACCGCGGAAAGGTCGCCGTGATCGCCGGCCTGGGTGGTGGCTCCGGCTCCGGGATCTTCATCGACTTGGTCCGACACCTCAAGCGGACGAAACGGACCGCCGAGATCACGCTGTTCGGGGTGTTGCCCAACGACGAGGAGGGTGACGCCGAGAGCGCGAACGCCCACGCCGTCCTCTCCGAGCTGGAGTACATGAGCCTTCAGGGTGAGAACCTGTTCAAAGACCGGGTGCTCATCCCGATCGACCCGACCGGGTTCGGCGGGAAAAAGGGGAACCTCATCCAAAGTTCCGACGCGCTCGTCGAGTTCGACCGGGCGGCGATCTACCTCATCACGTCGTACTACAACATGATGGACATGGAGGACCCGTTCGCGGACACCCCCTCGTACGCGCCGTTCATCATGGGGATCCCGCAGGTCCTCCGGTACAACGTCGACGCCATCCAAGACGCGAAGACGGTCACCAAAGAGATACTCAACGCGAAACAGGACGCGCTGGAAGCGGAGGAGGACATCTACACGGGCGTCGACCGGTTCCTCTCGCGGGAGTGGAGCCCCGACGAGATGGAAGGTGAGCTCCACGACTCCGACCGGACGGATCTCGAGACGCGGCTCGACAACGTGTGGTCGCTCACCGAGCTCGATATCTTCACCGAACTCGAGTACGAGTCCGTCTCCGCCTACCGCGAGATCATGTCGGAAGCGGAGGCCGAGACCGACGACATCCTCGACCAGATCGACGTTATCGCGGGCTCGATTCGGGCGGGCACCGCCCGCATCGGCGACAACGAACAGTACGTCGATAGCATCGACAAGCAGCTGGCCGATATCATCGACACGGAGCTCAACCGGATCGCCCACCGCAAGGACCTGCTCGTCCGGCTCCGGTCGATCGACAACAACCGCGTCGAGGGGACGATCAGCTACCTCCTCGCCGTCGAAGACGAGGGGATCAACGCCGGGGTGCGCATCAACCGCTTAGAAGCGAAACGGGACGAGGTGACCGAGCGGCGGGACCGCCTCCAGTCCGAGCTCAAAGAGGCCGAAGCCGAGCTCGACACCCGCAAGCGCGAACAGCAGGACGAGGTGGACCGCCGGGTCGCCACGTGGAAGAACGCGGTCGAGCCGCTGTATCGAGAGTACACCGACTGTCAGTCGATGGCCGTCGACGAGCTGGTCGGCGACCTCCGGAACGGGCTCGAATCCTTCGCGCGCGCCGTCGAGAACGCCGAGGACCCGGACCAGGTGGAGGCCGTCAACGACAGCACCGTCCGGACGGCGCTCGACGACATCAGCACCGAGTTCGACACGGTCGGCGTCGACACGACCGACATCGAGCGGCGGATCAACTCCTCGCTCGCGGACCTGGCGGACGCCAAGAAGTCGTTCCTCACGATGAACGAGGAGGAGGGGACGATCGAGTCCATCCTCCCGTGGGACTCCTCGAGCGAGGAGGAACGCAAGAAGGCGGAAAAGAACTACCGCCGGAAGCGGAGTCAGCTTGACGACGCGGAGGTGTTCAAGATGTCGCGGGCGGGCAGCAACCTGTCGATCGAGGTTGAGTTCACCGTCACCGATCTGAAACACCTCATCGAGGCCGAAATCGACGAGCAGCAACAGGAGATCGTGTCGCGGACCCGGTCGGAACTCGACGAGGAACACCGGGCGGCGCTCGACGAGCTGGAGCGTGACCTCGAATCGGGGATCGGATTCGACCAGCTCACGCGCCAGTTCGAGGAGCTCGTCCGCGACGAGATCGTCGAGACCGCCGACATCGAACGGCGGCGTGACGACCTCGAATCGGATCTCGAAACCGCGGAGACGGAGGCGGATCTGTACGACGCGACCGTCACCCTGTTCGAGGAGCTGAACGGCCCCCGGGACTCGTTCCTGAGCTCCCAAGAGACGTATCAGCGGCTCCGCGAGGAGTACAACGCCGAGCAGGACTCCTCGGTCGCGACCGAAACGGAGGAGTACAGCTACGTGAAGACGATCCAGCCGAACGACATCCTCCAGCTCCGCGACGACACCGACATCGCCGACAGCAAGATCTTCGACGACGAGACCGAACGTCAGCGGCTGCGCGGCTCGCTCGAGGAGCTCGCTCGGAACGCCCACAACCCCCGCTACACCGGCATTCGGCGCCGCCGGATCAGCGGTGACCGCGCGCGGTACAACGAGATGAACGTCGTCGTCGGCGTGATGAGCCGGGCGATCGACCAGATCAACGACGTTGCCGACCTCAAATCCGAGTTCCAGGGGGCGTACAACCTCGGTGCGGGCGGCGAAAACTACGCCTCGTTCCCGGTGAGCGCGGGTGGCAGCTGGGATGTCGGCCTGGGGATCTTCATCGACGGGATCTTCCTGGATAACCTCCGGGCGGAGATCGAGGCCGACGGCTACCGGAATGGATACGAGTCACGGAAACAGTCCGACGAGACCGACATTCTCGTCCACCACGCGTACGGCCTCGACGAGGGGTACTTCGTGAAGCGCGACTCCGTGTTGAACCTCGAGCATCCCGACGACGTGGAGTTCTTCCTCAGAGACGAAGGCGAGATCAAAGCCGATCTGCTCGAGAACCACATCAGTCGAACCGACTTCGTCGCTCCCGCTGACGGGGAGGAGGGGGAGGAGTAA
- a CDS encoding carboxypeptidase-like regulatory domain-containing protein — MSTLRIYDTKGNAYSPDGTATGSNEQIKELFYGGVRLAIRSDHRQEISLFFRARESRNARTEQFYAVYSVDNSAAPLQDLISDLTTRIESEWGYTIDESSDEMQVYRELKRGNTAVPGDSTEQDILAELITSRSSVTVGVSDERNAIGLLSEYLGQYDQAAVADSMDADVLSTFDLVVTPGDHRGITPLGATEERWESTSRSLRDKHIKQEIASIRESVETLSRDYGLSNGEIRKRVQSSVPALKPPATSSNLGSRGTQSDDDSLLSPEVGLYIAIGAVVLLVLFAAVTFGPSLLGLDSGDAGDQSTVSGALIDNTTGQQLNSSTGNISVILRNENGLLNTTDQPTYNFSVNETLIANATLVATADGYEEQRLNISEDRLGGNISLDPTPPADDSSERSRVEGAVIDSNTSEGVAGATVVLTNSDGGTREATTESGGTYSFENITYGEYTLSASATGYVASDNRSISVNSPETQLDNLTIPPQASLSVRYIASNTNESLTDGRVRLIDRETGAEIDNTTKGGSAWYNNSNVDPGQYTLELSERSGYENKSIDITLTPGETYQTEVTVQCTAANC; from the coding sequence ATGTCAACGCTACGCATCTACGACACGAAGGGGAACGCCTACTCCCCTGATGGTACCGCGACGGGATCCAACGAGCAGATCAAAGAGCTGTTTTACGGCGGCGTTCGGCTGGCGATTCGGTCGGACCACAGACAGGAGATCAGTCTGTTCTTCCGTGCGCGTGAGTCCCGCAACGCGCGCACTGAACAGTTCTACGCCGTCTACTCCGTGGACAACTCCGCGGCGCCGCTTCAAGACCTCATCAGCGATCTCACGACGCGTATCGAGTCCGAGTGGGGGTACACGATTGACGAGTCCTCGGACGAGATGCAGGTGTACCGCGAACTGAAACGCGGGAACACGGCCGTCCCTGGCGACAGTACGGAACAGGATATCCTCGCCGAGCTCATCACGTCCCGGAGTTCGGTGACAGTGGGTGTGTCGGACGAACGCAACGCCATCGGCCTACTCAGCGAGTACCTCGGGCAGTACGACCAAGCAGCAGTCGCCGACTCGATGGATGCGGACGTACTCTCGACGTTCGACCTCGTCGTCACGCCGGGTGACCACCGCGGTATCACGCCGCTCGGCGCGACGGAAGAGCGGTGGGAGTCGACGTCTCGGTCCCTCCGCGACAAGCATATCAAACAGGAAATCGCGTCGATCCGCGAGTCGGTCGAGACGCTTTCGCGAGACTATGGCCTGTCAAACGGCGAAATTCGAAAGCGCGTCCAGAGTAGCGTGCCGGCGCTCAAACCCCCTGCGACCAGCTCTAACCTCGGGTCACGAGGGACCCAGTCGGACGACGATTCGCTGCTTTCTCCGGAAGTAGGGCTGTACATCGCCATCGGGGCCGTCGTGTTGCTCGTCCTGTTCGCTGCGGTTACTTTTGGCCCTTCGCTGTTGGGCCTCGATTCCGGTGACGCGGGCGACCAATCGACCGTGTCCGGTGCGCTTATCGATAATACGACTGGCCAGCAACTCAACAGTTCGACCGGGAACATCTCGGTTATTCTCCGCAACGAAAACGGCTTGCTGAACACGACTGACCAGCCGACGTATAATTTCAGTGTCAACGAGACGCTGATAGCGAACGCCACTCTGGTCGCCACCGCAGACGGCTACGAGGAGCAGCGGCTGAATATTTCTGAGGACCGTCTCGGAGGGAATATCTCCCTGGATCCGACCCCACCTGCCGACGATTCTTCCGAACGCTCCCGTGTTGAGGGCGCCGTGATCGACTCAAACACCAGCGAGGGTGTCGCCGGCGCCACCGTCGTACTCACCAATAGCGACGGTGGGACCAGGGAGGCCACCACGGAGAGCGGGGGGACATACTCGTTTGAAAACATCACGTACGGTGAGTACACGCTTTCGGCGAGTGCCACCGGCTACGTGGCGTCGGACAACCGCAGTATCAGCGTGAACAGCCCCGAAACGCAACTCGATAACCTCACGATACCACCTCAGGCCTCGCTGTCCGTCCGTTATATCGCGTCGAACACTAATGAGTCGCTGACTGACGGCCGCGTACGCCTGATCGACAGAGAGACCGGTGCTGAGATCGACAATACAACAAAAGGCGGCAGTGCTTGGTACAACAACAGCAATGTCGATCCCGGTCAGTATACTCTTGAGTTGTCTGAACGGAGCGGATACGAAAATAAGAGCATCGATATTACGTTGACCCCAGGAGAGACTTACCAAACAGAGGTCACCGTCCAGTGCACGGCGGCTAATTGTTGA
- a CDS encoding DJ-1/PfpI family protein, whose protein sequence is MTGQQILLIVGDFGEDYEIMVPFQALQAVGHEVHAVCPDKESGETVKTAIHDFRGDQTYLETRGHDFELTHGFDDVDPSDYDALVVPGGRAPEYLRGYDEVLDVVRHFFEADKPVASICHGPQILAAAGVLDGYEMTAYPAVRPEVEAAGCSWVDGVTTDGNLVTGQAWPDHPEWIAQFLDLLGTEIEHEGAAATAD, encoded by the coding sequence ATGACAGGACAACAGATCCTGCTGATCGTCGGCGACTTCGGCGAGGACTACGAAATCATGGTCCCGTTTCAGGCGCTTCAGGCGGTGGGCCACGAGGTCCACGCCGTCTGTCCGGACAAGGAGAGCGGCGAGACGGTCAAGACCGCGATACACGACTTCCGTGGCGACCAGACGTACTTGGAAACCCGCGGCCACGACTTCGAGCTCACGCACGGGTTCGACGACGTGGATCCGAGCGACTACGACGCCCTGGTCGTCCCCGGCGGACGCGCCCCCGAATACCTCCGCGGCTACGACGAGGTGCTCGACGTGGTGCGGCACTTCTTCGAGGCCGACAAGCCCGTCGCGTCGATCTGTCACGGCCCGCAGATCCTCGCGGCGGCGGGCGTGCTCGACGGCTACGAGATGACGGCGTACCCGGCCGTCAGGCCCGAGGTCGAGGCCGCCGGCTGCTCGTGGGTCGACGGCGTGACGACCGACGGCAACCTCGTCACCGGGCAGGCGTGGCCCGACCACCCCGAGTGGATCGCGCAGTTCCTCGACCTCCTCGGGACCGAGATCGAACACGAAGGGGCCGCGGCGACGGCCGACTGA
- a CDS encoding DoxX family protein, whose amino-acid sequence MSDEDPETSDEAADRGAPSRLGRVLLGVGLAAQASEDFRDMDDTIEYAESAGVPMPDVAAPFASGMMVVAGLGIALWRVPRIATGAAVAFLTVVTATMHDFWNADEGDKSGERLAFFGNLAMLGGALVFLREAYKK is encoded by the coding sequence ATGAGCGACGAAGACCCAGAGACGAGCGACGAGGCGGCAGACCGCGGCGCGCCGTCGCGGCTCGGCCGCGTCCTGCTCGGCGTCGGCCTCGCCGCGCAGGCCTCGGAGGACTTCCGCGACATGGACGACACGATCGAGTACGCCGAGTCGGCGGGGGTCCCGATGCCGGACGTCGCCGCGCCGTTCGCTTCCGGTATGATGGTGGTCGCCGGCCTCGGTATCGCGCTCTGGCGCGTCCCCCGGATTGCGACCGGCGCGGCGGTCGCGTTCCTGACCGTCGTGACCGCGACGATGCACGACTTCTGGAACGCCGACGAGGGCGACAAGAGCGGCGAGCGGCTCGCCTTCTTCGGCAACCTCGCGATGCTGGGCGGGGCCCTGGTGTTCCTTCGCGAGGCGTACAAGAAGTGA
- a CDS encoding ABC transporter substrate-binding protein: protein MTRRIQRRDVLRGAGAVGIAGLAGCSTESGDGSDGSDGGDGGDGSDGSDGGDGGDGSDVPDAVMVVGFPQSGIQLFRDFYSEFADSAPDLDIIVPDGLIDADLPGEVDNDMNNVIGTAPSAGGPGAEFFAESYQEEYGEEPGVFTSQAFDAMAVEILAATAAGENDGAAIRDRVRTVANPGGEEFGPADLPEAVETVAAGDPVQYVGASSSVNFDVNGDMATAAYDIIDFQDGELVTLDTVEFGNDLTEEDRNATAAEPVGVDSFTARIGVLMPETGDLGPLGGPIRDGALLAATQVNDAGLNVDVETRVEDTQTNPQAGISGANALVNAGFAAVVGPASSNVNLQVADEVFIPNGVVGISPSSTDPNVTDLDDNDYIFRTAPSDLLQGPAMADLAVGDNVGAESSGTLYLNDAYGQSLEEAYVNAFQERDGTITQRVSFEPNQPTYTSQWSSVLNE, encoded by the coding sequence ATGACGCGAAGAATCCAGCGACGCGACGTACTCAGGGGCGCCGGAGCGGTCGGAATCGCGGGGCTCGCCGGCTGTTCGACGGAGAGCGGCGACGGGAGCGACGGCTCTGACGGCGGCGACGGCGGTGACGGCTCCGACGGAAGCGACGGCGGCGACGGCGGTGACGGCTCCGACGTCCCCGACGCCGTGATGGTGGTCGGCTTCCCGCAGTCCGGCATTCAGCTGTTCCGCGACTTCTACTCGGAGTTCGCCGACAGCGCGCCGGACCTCGACATCATCGTCCCCGACGGGCTGATCGACGCCGACCTCCCCGGCGAGGTCGACAACGACATGAACAACGTCATCGGCACCGCGCCCTCCGCGGGCGGCCCCGGCGCGGAGTTCTTCGCGGAGTCGTATCAGGAGGAGTACGGCGAGGAACCGGGCGTGTTCACCTCGCAGGCGTTCGACGCGATGGCGGTGGAGATCCTCGCGGCGACCGCCGCGGGCGAGAACGACGGGGCGGCGATCCGCGACCGTGTCCGGACCGTCGCCAACCCCGGCGGCGAGGAGTTCGGTCCCGCGGACCTCCCCGAGGCCGTCGAGACGGTCGCCGCCGGCGACCCTGTCCAGTACGTGGGCGCGTCCTCCAGCGTCAACTTCGATGTCAACGGCGACATGGCCACCGCCGCCTACGACATCATCGACTTCCAAGACGGCGAGCTCGTCACCCTGGACACCGTCGAGTTCGGGAACGACCTCACCGAGGAGGACCGGAACGCGACCGCGGCCGAGCCCGTCGGCGTGGACTCATTCACGGCTCGCATCGGCGTGCTGATGCCGGAGACGGGCGACCTCGGGCCGCTCGGCGGTCCGATCCGCGACGGGGCGCTGCTGGCCGCGACGCAGGTCAACGACGCCGGCCTCAACGTCGATGTCGAGACGCGGGTTGAGGACACCCAGACCAACCCGCAGGCCGGTATCTCCGGCGCGAACGCCCTCGTCAACGCCGGCTTCGCCGCCGTCGTCGGCCCGGCCTCCTCGAACGTCAACCTCCAGGTCGCGGACGAGGTGTTCATCCCGAACGGCGTCGTCGGTATCTCCCCGTCCTCGACCGACCCGAACGTGACGGACTTAGACGACAACGACTACATCTTCCGGACCGCGCCCTCGGACCTGCTCCAGGGGCCCGCGATGGCGGACCTCGCCGTGGGCGACAACGTCGGCGCCGAGAGCTCAGGGACGTTGTACCTCAACGACGCCTACGGGCAGTCGCTCGAGGAGGCGTACGTGAACGCGTTCCAGGAGCGCGACGGGACGATCACTCAGCGCGTCTCCTTCGAGCCGAACCAGCCGACGTACACCAGCCAGTGGTCGAGCGTGCTGAACGAGTAG
- a CDS encoding putative quinol monooxygenase, whose amino-acid sequence MSDSEYALQARLEAKPEKAGEVAEFLESALPAAEAEEQTTTWFALRLDETTFGIFDTFPNEEGRQAHLDGEIAAELFERADELFAEEPQVDEIDVLAAKHS is encoded by the coding sequence ATGTCCGACTCCGAGTACGCGCTCCAGGCGCGGCTGGAAGCCAAACCCGAGAAGGCCGGCGAGGTGGCCGAGTTCCTCGAGTCCGCGCTGCCCGCGGCCGAGGCCGAGGAGCAGACGACGACGTGGTTCGCGCTGCGGCTCGACGAGACCACGTTCGGCATCTTCGACACGTTCCCGAACGAGGAGGGCCGGCAGGCGCACCTCGACGGCGAGATCGCGGCGGAGCTGTTCGAACGCGCCGACGAGCTGTTCGCCGAGGAGCCGCAGGTCGACGAGATCGACGTGCTGGCGGCCAAACACTCCTAA
- a CDS encoding DUF1328 domain-containing protein has product MNPAQVVHDGAVLAPLQFGGDLIGLAIAFLVLAIVAAIAGASGVAGLSMTIAKWLVIIFVVLAVVSFVL; this is encoded by the coding sequence ATGAACCCGGCCCAAGTGGTTCACGACGGTGCCGTGCTCGCCCCCCTACAGTTCGGCGGGGACCTGATCGGACTGGCGATCGCCTTCCTGGTCCTCGCGATCGTCGCGGCGATCGCCGGCGCCAGCGGGGTCGCCGGCCTGAGCATGACCATCGCCAAGTGGCTCGTCATCATCTTCGTCGTGCTCGCGGTCGTCTCGTTCGTCCTCTGA
- the prs gene encoding ribose-phosphate diphosphokinase codes for MIVPGSSSQQLAAALAAETGRALATPTYDRFPDGEGLAAVPDFDADEAVIVAATDSDEAWVELLQLQDAVCEAGATDVTTVVPYMGYARQDDSFGDGEPVSARAMARAISTGTDRVVLVNPHETTVADFFDVPAEAVDAAGVLADPLPADLDDPLFLAPDEGAIDVAATVRDAYGAGETDYFEKHRDRETGAVAVCPSDAPVADRDVVVVDDIIATGSTMSESVAVLTDRGAARVLTACVHPVLAANAVTKLRAAGVDRIVGTDTVERGCSVVSVAPAVADALDSR; via the coding sequence ATGATCGTACCCGGGTCCAGCTCGCAGCAGCTCGCGGCCGCGCTCGCCGCGGAGACGGGCCGGGCGCTCGCGACCCCGACATACGACCGGTTCCCGGACGGAGAGGGGCTCGCCGCGGTGCCCGACTTCGACGCCGACGAGGCCGTGATCGTCGCCGCGACCGACTCCGACGAGGCGTGGGTCGAACTGCTCCAGCTCCAAGACGCCGTCTGCGAGGCCGGCGCGACGGACGTGACCACCGTTGTCCCCTATATGGGGTACGCCCGCCAGGACGACTCCTTCGGCGACGGCGAGCCGGTCTCGGCCCGCGCGATGGCGCGGGCGATCTCGACCGGGACCGACCGCGTCGTCCTCGTCAACCCCCACGAGACGACCGTCGCCGACTTCTTCGACGTCCCCGCCGAGGCGGTCGACGCCGCGGGCGTCCTCGCGGACCCCCTTCCGGCCGATCTCGATGACCCGCTCTTCCTCGCGCCCGACGAGGGCGCGATCGACGTGGCCGCCACCGTCCGCGACGCCTACGGCGCTGGCGAGACGGACTACTTCGAGAAGCATCGCGACCGCGAGACGGGCGCTGTCGCCGTCTGTCCCTCGGACGCGCCGGTCGCCGACCGCGACGTGGTCGTCGTCGACGATATCATCGCGACCGGCTCCACGATGAGCGAGTCGGTCGCCGTCCTCACCGACCGCGGCGCCGCCCGCGTGCTGACGGCCTGCGTCCACCCCGTCCTCGCGGCCAACGCGGTGACGAAGCTCCGCGCCGCCGGCGTCGACCGGATCGTCGGCACCGACACCGTCGAGCGCGGCTGTAGCGTCGTCAGCGTCGCGCCCGCGGTGGCCGACGCGCTGGACTCGCGGTAG
- a CDS encoding maltose acetyltransferase domain-containing protein, whose protein sequence is MGREKERMLAGEAYDPSAPELVADRRRARDRCRRYNDTAPTEIDRRDRLLSELFGEFRGDATVVPPVRCDYGYNVGVGDGFFANYGCVFLDVAPIDFGKNCMLGPGVHVYTATHPLDPEERAAGLEFGDPVTVGDDVWIGGRAVITPGVEIGDGAVVAAGAVAVDDVPARTVVGGNPAEVIREIDDE, encoded by the coding sequence ATGGGACGCGAGAAGGAGCGGATGCTCGCCGGCGAGGCGTACGACCCGTCGGCCCCCGAACTCGTCGCCGATCGCCGGCGCGCACGGGACCGCTGCCGCCGGTACAATGACACCGCGCCGACGGAGATCGACCGGCGCGACCGACTCCTCAGCGAGCTGTTCGGCGAGTTCCGCGGCGACGCGACCGTCGTTCCGCCGGTCCGCTGCGACTACGGGTACAACGTCGGCGTCGGCGACGGCTTCTTCGCGAACTACGGCTGCGTCTTCCTCGACGTGGCGCCGATCGACTTCGGGAAGAACTGTATGCTCGGGCCGGGCGTCCACGTCTACACCGCGACGCACCCACTCGACCCCGAGGAGCGCGCGGCCGGCCTCGAATTCGGCGACCCCGTCACGGTCGGCGACGACGTCTGGATCGGCGGGCGGGCGGTGATCACGCCCGGCGTCGAGATCGGCGACGGCGCGGTTGTCGCCGCGGGCGCGGTGGCGGTCGACGACGTGCCGGCGCGGACGGTGGTCGGCGGCAACCCGGCCGAGGTGATCCGAGAAATCGACGACGAGTGA